From a single Raphanus sativus cultivar WK10039 chromosome 3, ASM80110v3, whole genome shotgun sequence genomic region:
- the LOC108847299 gene encoding LIM domain-containing protein WLIM2a — MSFTGTQQKCRACEKTVYPMELLSADGVTFHKSCFKCSHCKTTLQLSNYSSMEGVLYCKPHFEQLFKETGSFNKNFQSPAKPLTDKPAPELTRTPSRVAGMFSGTQDKCATCNKTVYPIEKVTVESQCYHKSCFKCSHGGCALSPSNYAALEGILYCKHHFAQLFKEKGSYNHLIKSASIKRSAATAEAAAVEAVPES; from the exons ATGTCGTTTACGGGAACTCAACAGAAATGCAGAGCGTGTGAGAAGACGGTGTACCCAATGGAGCTTCTCTCAGCTGATGGAGTGACATTTCACAAGTCTTGCTTCAAGTGCTCTCACTGCAAAACCACTCTTCaa ctGAGCAATTACTCATCAATGGAAGGTGTGTTGTACTGTAAGCCTCATTTTGAGCAGCTCTTCAAGGAGACTGGTAGCTTCAACAAGAACTTTCAGTCAC CTGCAAAGCCATTAACTGACAAGCCAGCTCCCGAGCTG ACAAGGACACCTAGCCGAGTTGCTGGAATGTTCTCTGGAACTCAAGACAAATGCGCTACTTGCAATAAAACCGTGTATCCTATCGAAAAG GTGACTGTGGAGAGCCAGTGTTACCATAAGTCCTGCTTCAAATGTTCACATGGAGGCTGTGCGCTTTCTCCATCCAACTACGCAGCTCTCGAGGGGATACTGTACTGCAAACACCATTTCGCCCAGCTTTTCAAGGAGAAAGGAAGTTACAATCACCTCATCAAATCTGCTTCCATCAAACGCTCTGCTGCTACTGCTGAAGCTGCTGCTGTAGAAGCTGTACCtgaatcttaa